The following proteins come from a genomic window of Bacteroidales bacterium:
- the dnaK gene encoding molecular chaperone DnaK encodes MGKIIGIDLGTTNSCVAVMEGNEPVVIPNSEGRRTTPSIVAFTENGERKVGDPAKRQAITNPLKTVYSIKRFMGETFDRVQKEMARVPFKVERGDNNTPRVKIDNRLYTPQEISAMVLQKMKKTAEDYLGQEVTEAVITVPAYFSDSQRQATKEAGEIAGLKVKRIINEPTAAALAYGLDKKHRDMKIAVFDLGGGTFDISILELGEGVFEVKSTNGDTHLGGDDFDQTIMDWLAEEFKKDENIDLRKDPMALQRLKEASEKAKIELSSSTSTEINLPYIMPVDGIPKHLVRTLTRAKFEQLIDPYVRQTIEPCRKAMEDAGLKASDINEVILVGGSTRIPIIQKTVEDFFGRTPSKGVNPDEVVAVGAAIQGGVLTGEVKDVLLLDVTPLSLGIETLGGVFTRLIESNTTIPVRKSEVFSTASDSQPSVEIHILQGERPMAHQNKSIGRFHLDGIPPAPRGIPQIEVTFDIDANGILHVTAKDKGTGKSQNIRIEASSGLTDSEIQRMRDEAKANEETDRKERERVDKLNSADAMIFQTEKQLKEYGDKIPADKKQTIERALADLRSAHQSKDTAAIESALNNLNSAWQAASQEMYQASQQQQPPQDQGTADQGHPKSSSKDDEVTDVDFEEVKN; translated from the coding sequence ATGGGTAAAATAATTGGAATTGATTTAGGGACCACCAACTCCTGCGTAGCAGTCATGGAGGGAAACGAACCTGTGGTGATCCCCAACAGTGAAGGAAGAAGGACAACGCCTTCCATCGTTGCTTTCACTGAAAACGGTGAACGCAAGGTGGGTGATCCTGCCAAACGGCAGGCCATCACTAACCCGTTAAAGACCGTTTACTCCATCAAACGATTCATGGGAGAGACCTTCGACAGGGTGCAGAAAGAAATGGCACGCGTTCCCTTTAAGGTTGAGCGAGGTGACAACAACACACCCCGCGTGAAAATTGACAACCGGCTCTACACCCCGCAGGAAATTTCGGCCATGGTCCTCCAGAAAATGAAGAAGACGGCCGAAGATTACCTTGGGCAGGAAGTGACCGAAGCGGTCATCACCGTGCCCGCTTACTTCAGCGACTCTCAGCGCCAGGCCACCAAAGAAGCCGGAGAGATCGCCGGACTGAAGGTCAAGCGGATCATCAATGAACCTACGGCCGCAGCGCTGGCCTATGGCCTCGACAAGAAACACAGGGACATGAAGATCGCCGTATTTGACCTGGGCGGCGGTACATTCGATATATCCATCCTTGAACTGGGTGAAGGCGTATTTGAGGTGAAGTCAACCAATGGTGACACGCACCTCGGGGGAGATGATTTCGACCAGACGATCATGGACTGGCTGGCGGAAGAGTTTAAAAAGGACGAGAACATTGACCTCAGGAAAGACCCGATGGCCCTCCAACGGCTGAAAGAAGCTTCCGAGAAAGCCAAGATTGAACTTTCCAGCTCGACCTCCACGGAGATCAACCTGCCCTACATCATGCCGGTAGACGGCATCCCGAAGCACCTGGTCAGAACCCTTACCCGCGCGAAATTTGAGCAGCTGATCGATCCCTACGTTCGCCAGACCATCGAACCTTGCCGTAAAGCCATGGAGGATGCCGGTTTAAAAGCATCTGACATCAACGAAGTGATCCTGGTGGGAGGTTCGACGCGTATTCCGATCATCCAGAAAACAGTGGAGGACTTTTTCGGAAGAACACCTTCCAAAGGGGTGAATCCGGATGAAGTGGTGGCTGTTGGCGCCGCCATTCAGGGTGGTGTTCTGACGGGAGAGGTGAAAGATGTCCTTTTGCTCGACGTGACACCTCTTTCCCTGGGAATTGAAACGCTGGGCGGTGTATTCACCCGTTTGATCGAGTCCAATACCACCATCCCTGTCAGGAAATCAGAGGTCTTTTCAACGGCCTCCGACAGTCAGCCTTCTGTGGAAATACACATTCTGCAGGGCGAGCGGCCCATGGCCCATCAGAATAAAAGCATCGGACGGTTCCATCTGGACGGAATCCCGCCCGCACCCAGAGGCATCCCTCAGATCGAGGTCACGTTTGATATCGATGCCAACGGCATCCTTCATGTAACGGCCAAGGACAAGGGTACGGGCAAATCACAGAATATCCGCATTGAAGCTTCTTCAGGCCTTACCGACAGCGAAATCCAGCGTATGCGGGATGAAGCCAAGGCTAATGAGGAAACCGACAGGAAAGAACGGGAGCGCGTCGATAAGCTGAACAGTGCTGACGCCATGATCTTCCAGACGGAGAAACAGCTGAAGGAATATGGGGATAAGATCCCGGCCGATAAAAAGCAGACCATCGAACGTGCACTGGCCGACCTGAGAAGCGCACACCAAAGCAAGGATACTGCAGCCATCGAGAGTGCCCTGAACAACCTGAACAGTGCCTGGCAGGCAGCCAGCCAGGAGATGTACCAGGCCAGCCAGCAACAGCAACCTCCTCAGGATCAGGGAACCGCCGACCAGGGTCACCCGAAATCCTCCTCCAAAGATGACGAAGTGACCGACGTCGACTTCGAGGAAGTGAAGAACTAA
- a CDS encoding RNA pseudouridine synthase: MISRILHEDNHLLIFNKLPGEIVQGDKTGDVPLVDLLKVYIKEKYHKPGNVFLGVVHRLDRPASGVVIFARTGKALSRLNALLREGSVKKIYWAIVRNKPTPASGHLAHFLRKNEEQNRSYFYDHEVRGSKRAELNYQLLFSAEIYHLLEIELLTGRHHQIRAQLAAIGCPIRGDVKYGFPRSNEDGSIHLHARSVEFRHPVTQEILRIEAQPPGDDPLWDFFGRLMNAVRR, from the coding sequence TTGATATCAAGGATTCTACACGAAGACAACCACCTTCTGATCTTCAACAAACTTCCCGGTGAGATCGTGCAGGGCGACAAGACCGGCGACGTTCCGCTGGTGGATCTGTTAAAGGTTTACATCAAAGAGAAATACCATAAGCCCGGGAATGTATTTTTGGGTGTTGTACATCGCCTCGACCGGCCTGCCAGCGGGGTGGTGATTTTCGCCCGGACCGGCAAGGCATTGAGCCGGCTGAATGCACTGTTGCGTGAAGGAAGCGTGAAAAAGATCTACTGGGCGATCGTCCGGAACAAACCCACACCAGCATCCGGTCACCTCGCTCACTTTTTACGGAAAAATGAAGAGCAGAACAGGTCGTATTTTTATGACCACGAAGTAAGAGGATCAAAACGCGCTGAGCTGAATTATCAACTGCTTTTTTCCGCCGAAATATATCATCTGCTTGAGATAGAACTTCTTACGGGCCGGCACCATCAGATTCGGGCGCAGCTGGCCGCCATCGGGTGCCCGATCAGGGGCGACGTCAAGTACGGCTTTCCGCGCAGCAACGAGGATGGGTCCATCCATCTGCATGCTCGTTCAGTGGAGTTCAGGCACCCTGTTACGCAGGAAATCCTCCGTATCGAAGCGCAACCGCCGGGTGACGACCCCCTGTGGGATTTTTTTGGCAGGTTGATGAATGCCGTCAGGCGGTAA
- the panB gene encoding 3-methyl-2-oxobutanoate hydroxymethyltransferase, with amino-acid sequence MYTSGFASAKKITTHVLQEMKVQGEQIAMLTGYDFSMARILDQAGIDVILVGDSASNVIAGHKTTLPITLDEMIFLASSVMRAVNRALVVVDLPFGTYQGNSKEALNSAIRIMKEAGADAIKMEGGHEVVESIHRILSAGIPVMGHLGLTPQSIHKFGTYVVRATQTDEAERLMADARILEEAGCFAIVLEKIPAKLATEVTAKVKIPTIGIGAGGGVNGQVLVLYDMLGITQDFSPRFLRRYHNLMEEIQNSVQKYIEDVKIRDFPNEKEQY; translated from the coding sequence ATGTACACCTCCGGTTTTGCCTCTGCCAAAAAGATCACCACACACGTGCTTCAGGAGATGAAGGTGCAGGGTGAACAGATCGCCATGCTCACAGGTTATGATTTTTCAATGGCGCGCATCCTGGACCAGGCGGGCATTGATGTCATCCTGGTTGGGGATTCTGCATCCAATGTGATCGCAGGTCACAAGACCACCCTGCCAATCACGCTCGACGAGATGATCTTTCTTGCCTCCTCGGTGATGCGGGCGGTAAACCGGGCGCTGGTGGTGGTGGACCTACCGTTTGGCACTTACCAGGGCAATTCAAAGGAAGCCCTGAACTCAGCCATCAGGATCATGAAAGAGGCCGGTGCCGATGCCATCAAGATGGAAGGCGGCCATGAGGTGGTGGAGTCGATCCACCGCATCCTTTCGGCAGGTATCCCGGTGATGGGGCATCTGGGACTTACGCCGCAGTCGATCCATAAATTCGGGACCTATGTGGTGCGGGCCACCCAAACAGATGAAGCTGAACGCCTGATGGCCGATGCCCGGATCCTGGAAGAGGCGGGATGCTTTGCCATCGTGCTGGAAAAGATCCCTGCCAAGCTGGCCACCGAAGTGACAGCCAAGGTCAAGATCCCCACCATCGGGATAGGCGCCGGCGGTGGCGTGAACGGACAGGTGCTGGTTTTGTACGACATGCTGGGCATCACCCAGGACTTTTCGCCACGCTTCCTGCGGCGGTATCATAACCTGATGGAAGAAATCCAGAACTCCGTGCAAAAGTACATTGAAGATGTGAAGATCAGGGATTTTCCGAACGAGAAAGAGCAATACTGA
- a CDS encoding YceI family protein, which produces MKTKQFFLIPMMALSVFAVSCSQTGTKPKTGDQTAATPDKEVDLSNVTFSKDLSRVVWFGEMLGLYSHEGTVDLAQADLKIQDGKIAGGVFVVDMLTITPTDQNYKPEEGSTPEKLVAHLSNADFFDVPNHPAARFEITRMDQNTAEGILTIRGVSKQETIENIAVSKEDNLVTIKGELVFDRKAFNVAWDHPIKDRVLSSDIKISIQLVGEKV; this is translated from the coding sequence ATGAAAACGAAACAATTCTTTCTGATCCCAATGATGGCACTGTCGGTCTTTGCCGTTTCTTGTTCCCAGACAGGAACAAAACCCAAAACCGGGGACCAGACTGCGGCCACCCCTGACAAGGAGGTTGATCTGTCGAATGTCACTTTTAGCAAGGACCTAAGCCGGGTGGTATGGTTCGGTGAAATGCTGGGCCTCTACTCCCACGAAGGAACCGTCGATCTGGCGCAAGCCGACCTGAAGATCCAGGATGGAAAGATTGCCGGTGGCGTTTTTGTCGTGGATATGTTAACCATCACACCAACGGATCAGAATTACAAACCTGAAGAAGGAAGCACCCCGGAGAAACTCGTGGCTCACCTTTCCAACGCCGATTTCTTCGACGTGCCCAATCATCCCGCTGCCCGGTTTGAGATCACCCGGATGGACCAGAATACCGCGGAAGGCATCCTGACCATACGGGGTGTTTCGAAGCAGGAAACCATTGAGAACATTGCCGTTTCCAAAGAGGACAACCTTGTTACAATCAAGGGTGAACTCGTTTTTGACCGCAAAGCTTTCAATGTGGCGTGGGATCACCCAATCAAGGACCGTGTGCTTTCCAGCGACATTAAAATTTCCATTCAGCTGGTGGGTGAAAAAGTGTAA
- a CDS encoding lamin tail domain-containing protein gives MKKVYLALLLMAGSCLLLKAQNAWINEIHYDNTGTDANEFVEVVIQNAGSYNLADFTLTLYNGSGGASYGTKTLDQFTVGATSDGFSLFYMLIAGIQNGAPDGMALSYLGTLIDGQFLSYEGTFTASSGPAAGILSVDIGVVENGSDPVGESLQLSGSGTEYGQFAWQPPAGETPGQLNIGQSFGGAPVNSINYAYARSSTELDVLYNLSLSSVNPANYVLTGTTPITFSSASIDATDNKLVHLSGASASMAGDIIVDNIEDTSIPSDYDFYAGILPVSFTNATNPDGLMDNTHFATFQGIISADDNFNNVWISDNASAYHGVMIYDNNFDALVSVGDEVLVRSKRDVYNNLTELVSPALLSTLSTGNAPYGPTVINGSDISETIPANTDPGEKWEGQLVKIQNFTVVAYDDYDYECSWSDSKATHTFHIGDNVDYQFALIDLLVGQSYASITGVVDWYSSGPYYRINPRSQSDIAGNPTSARIVGSFQDWNTTDPNYVMIAKPNGLLQLTRVLPAGDNEYKVIEGDSWDAPNYPSQNQHIVLTESASVTWKTNINANLVTHTLPTVTGSFLSEMGGTDWDPANTIGEMTDPDNDDIYTKKILIPTGNWESKVTLNKNWDQSTGDNTFFHSNGADSCTFTYDFVTNTTTVTGAPAEYAILTFVINDTEEQTFTGFYLKGSWDATGNYDANWNDGAEHTLLYDDGTHGDAIAGDHIFTAQVNLVVDYGYHTWEWGVNDQAHNWVAGNWQFTIPDTSPQTLTQVFGPIQSLVITEIMYNPPESGNDTLEFLEIYNPGNISVELEGFHFKEGVTFTFPEASLAPEGFTVVAVSSGAMGNFFGVDAYQWTDGALSNGGETVILADNLGRVVDSVTFDDNSPWPMSPDGFGPSLVFCDPSLDNAVADDWSASMDFAGTNAAGDTIFASPGTGCIYQVPSVLITEIMYHPPDGEGGSLEFIELFNRGGAVVDFDDFYFSSGVEHTFQNLQLTPGERVVIAADKLAFQSVFGFMPLQWTSGDLDDDGEILEIKDPFGNVIDHVAYDDEFPWDTITDGYGPSLTFCYPFLDNSLPEYWSVSTEFAGINGNGDTLWASPLEGCTLPDYDIVITEIMYNPPESGTDTLEFVELYNNGSVPVDMEGFYFSEGLTYTFPPVVIEPDDYLVVCVDSVAFHSVFGIAALQWTDGALNNGGENLALRDKFNTEVDFVPFDDEMPWDTLADGRGPSLTLCDPMLDNSLAVSWAASYEFAAVNSAGDTLFATPGAGCGEPVLPVADFSVSSQEILKGMSVDFTDLSTGAPVSWLWQFPGGTPDSSSSQNPSGIFYHESGVYNVTLTVANPDGEDTETKSGYITVTDSTIYALVITEIMYNPPEQGTDSLEFIELYNNDIAPVNLYGFYFSKGVDFTFPDTTLAPGGYLLVAYNAQAILNTFSVPAYQWVSGALSNGGEEIELNDSWGVTQDYVNYDSDAPWPLECDGQGPSLTLCYPDEDNSLPENWNPSTEFAAVNLEGDTIRATPLSGCQGILPQADFMASETILPVGAAIDFTDLSIGSPTAWAWTFDGGSPQTSDDQHPQNIEYEQAGSFTVTLVVTNNLGSDTKSVENYITVGYPPVADFTADVTGIAPGTTVTFEDLSTYNPETWSWSFPGGTPSFSTEQNPEIQYYDAGNFDVELTVTNAFGESTLIKTDYIHVAVGINDLSAALDDIVLYPVPSDGQVILNGVPVPIDLEVYSLIGEKVWKSRIIQTHDLLNFSWLSPGVYFIRFIEPDQGTSIIKKMIIK, from the coding sequence ATGAAAAAAGTTTACCTTGCTTTATTGCTTATGGCAGGCAGCTGCCTGCTCCTGAAGGCTCAGAATGCCTGGATCAATGAAATCCATTACGACAACACCGGAACGGATGCCAATGAATTCGTTGAGGTGGTGATACAAAATGCCGGATCCTATAACCTGGCAGATTTCACGTTAACACTTTATAACGGAAGTGGCGGGGCCAGTTATGGCACCAAAACACTCGACCAGTTCACCGTGGGGGCGACCAGCGATGGTTTTTCCCTATTTTATATGTTGATCGCCGGTATCCAGAATGGTGCCCCTGACGGGATGGCACTGTCCTACCTCGGAACGTTGATTGACGGGCAGTTTCTCAGTTATGAAGGGACTTTTACGGCTTCTAGCGGACCCGCAGCCGGCATATTATCTGTCGATATCGGAGTTGTTGAAAACGGCAGTGACCCCGTTGGAGAATCCCTCCAACTTTCCGGCTCCGGCACGGAATACGGCCAGTTTGCCTGGCAGCCTCCGGCCGGAGAGACGCCCGGCCAGCTGAACATCGGCCAATCCTTTGGCGGCGCTCCCGTCAATTCCATCAATTATGCCTACGCAAGATCCTCCACCGAACTGGATGTGCTGTATAACCTGTCCCTGTCGTCCGTGAACCCGGCCAATTACGTGCTCACCGGAACCACACCGATCACCTTCTCATCCGCATCCATTGATGCAACAGACAATAAGCTGGTACACCTCTCAGGCGCATCGGCCAGCATGGCGGGAGACATTATCGTGGATAACATTGAAGACACGTCCATCCCCTCTGACTACGACTTTTACGCGGGCATCCTGCCTGTTTCCTTTACCAATGCAACCAATCCCGACGGACTGATGGATAACACGCATTTTGCCACGTTCCAGGGAATCATCTCTGCTGACGATAATTTTAACAATGTTTGGATCAGCGATAATGCCTCCGCTTATCACGGAGTGATGATCTATGACAATAATTTCGATGCCCTGGTGAGTGTGGGTGATGAAGTGCTGGTCAGGTCGAAACGCGATGTGTACAATAACCTGACCGAACTGGTCAGCCCGGCCCTGCTCAGCACCCTCTCAACGGGCAATGCGCCCTATGGCCCAACCGTGATCAATGGTTCCGATATCAGCGAAACCATACCCGCCAATACGGACCCCGGAGAAAAATGGGAAGGGCAGCTTGTGAAGATACAGAACTTCACCGTCGTGGCCTACGACGATTATGATTATGAATGCAGCTGGTCGGACAGCAAGGCGACCCATACGTTTCACATCGGCGATAACGTGGATTACCAGTTTGCCCTGATCGACCTGCTGGTGGGACAATCCTACGCCTCCATCACCGGTGTCGTCGACTGGTACAGCTCCGGGCCGTATTACCGCATCAATCCCCGGAGCCAGTCCGACATAGCTGGAAATCCCACCTCCGCAAGGATCGTGGGCTCTTTCCAGGACTGGAACACGACCGATCCCAATTACGTGATGATCGCAAAGCCCAACGGCCTTTTGCAGCTGACCAGGGTGTTGCCTGCGGGCGACAATGAATACAAAGTGATTGAGGGAGACAGCTGGGATGCGCCAAACTATCCTTCGCAAAACCAGCATATTGTCCTCACAGAGAGCGCATCCGTCACCTGGAAGACCAATATCAACGCCAACCTGGTGACCCACACGCTACCGACCGTCACGGGCAGTTTTCTGTCGGAAATGGGCGGAACGGACTGGGATCCGGCAAACACCATCGGTGAGATGACCGACCCGGATAATGACGACATCTACACCAAAAAGATCCTTATCCCCACCGGTAACTGGGAATCCAAGGTCACCCTGAACAAGAACTGGGATCAGAGTACCGGTGACAATACCTTCTTCCACTCCAACGGTGCCGATTCCTGCACCTTTACTTATGATTTCGTCACGAACACCACGACGGTGACAGGTGCACCGGCAGAATATGCGATCCTTACTTTTGTGATCAACGACACCGAAGAACAAACCTTTACAGGTTTTTACCTGAAGGGAAGCTGGGATGCCACCGGCAACTATGATGCAAACTGGAACGACGGCGCCGAGCACACCCTCCTGTACGACGACGGAACCCACGGTGATGCGATCGCCGGTGACCATATCTTCACCGCTCAGGTTAACCTGGTGGTGGATTATGGCTATCATACCTGGGAATGGGGCGTCAACGATCAGGCCCATAACTGGGTGGCGGGCAATTGGCAGTTTACCATCCCCGACACATCGCCACAGACGCTCACCCAGGTGTTCGGGCCGATCCAGTCGCTTGTCATTACCGAGATCATGTACAATCCTCCGGAATCTGGCAACGACACCCTCGAATTCCTGGAAATCTACAATCCGGGAAACATTTCCGTGGAACTGGAAGGATTTCACTTCAAAGAAGGCGTGACGTTCACCTTCCCGGAAGCTTCCCTGGCACCGGAAGGTTTTACGGTGGTTGCCGTCAGTTCCGGAGCAATGGGGAACTTCTTTGGCGTTGATGCTTACCAGTGGACAGACGGAGCGCTCAGCAACGGGGGCGAAACGGTCATCCTGGCCGATAACCTGGGCAGGGTGGTCGACTCGGTCACTTTTGACGACAACTCACCCTGGCCGATGAGCCCCGATGGATTCGGCCCCTCCCTGGTGTTTTGTGACCCATCACTGGATAATGCTGTTGCGGATGACTGGTCGGCTTCCATGGATTTTGCCGGTACCAACGCCGCGGGCGACACGATCTTTGCATCACCCGGCACTGGATGCATCTACCAGGTCCCGTCCGTACTCATCACCGAGATCATGTACCATCCGCCCGATGGAGAAGGGGGTAGCCTTGAATTCATCGAATTGTTCAACCGTGGTGGCGCAGTCGTTGATTTTGATGATTTCTATTTTTCCTCCGGAGTGGAGCATACCTTCCAGAACCTGCAACTTACGCCGGGCGAACGCGTGGTGATCGCTGCGGATAAACTGGCGTTCCAGAGTGTGTTCGGCTTCATGCCGCTGCAATGGACCAGCGGCGACCTGGATGATGACGGTGAAATCCTTGAGATCAAGGACCCCTTTGGCAATGTCATTGACCACGTTGCCTATGATGATGAATTCCCCTGGGATACCATCACCGATGGCTACGGGCCTTCCCTGACATTCTGCTATCCTTTCCTCGACAATTCGTTGCCCGAATACTGGAGCGTTTCCACTGAGTTTGCGGGGATCAATGGCAATGGCGACACCCTGTGGGCATCGCCCCTGGAAGGCTGTACGCTGCCTGACTATGACATTGTCATCACCGAGATCATGTACAACCCTCCCGAAAGCGGAACCGATACCCTGGAATTCGTCGAGCTTTACAACAACGGATCTGTTCCTGTTGATATGGAAGGATTTTATTTCTCGGAAGGGCTGACCTATACGTTCCCGCCAGTGGTCATCGAACCGGATGATTATCTGGTGGTCTGCGTCGACTCGGTGGCTTTCCACAGTGTATTTGGAATTGCTGCACTGCAATGGACCGATGGTGCGCTGAACAACGGCGGTGAAAATCTTGCACTGAGGGATAAGTTTAACACCGAGGTTGATTTTGTCCCGTTTGATGATGAGATGCCCTGGGATACGCTCGCTGACGGACGCGGGCCTTCACTGACCCTCTGCGATCCCATGCTGGATAATTCACTGGCGGTCAGCTGGGCTGCTTCCTATGAATTTGCTGCCGTCAATTCGGCAGGGGATACCCTGTTTGCCACTCCGGGCGCCGGCTGTGGTGAACCAGTCCTGCCTGTCGCCGACTTTAGTGTCAGCAGCCAGGAGATCCTGAAGGGGATGAGCGTTGATTTTACCGACCTCTCCACGGGAGCTCCAGTGTCGTGGTTATGGCAGTTCCCGGGAGGAACACCCGACTCATCCAGCAGCCAGAATCCCTCCGGTATTTTTTACCATGAATCAGGCGTTTACAATGTGACCCTGACGGTCGCAAACCCCGACGGGGAAGATACGGAGACAAAATCGGGATATATCACCGTGACCGATTCAACGATCTATGCACTGGTCATCACCGAGATCATGTACAACCCGCCCGAACAGGGTACCGATTCACTGGAGTTCATTGAACTGTACAACAACGACATTGCCCCGGTCAATCTATATGGTTTTTATTTTTCAAAGGGCGTGGATTTCACCTTTCCGGATACGACCCTTGCTCCGGGCGGCTATTTGCTGGTGGCTTACAACGCACAGGCCATCCTCAACACCTTCAGCGTACCTGCCTATCAGTGGGTGAGCGGAGCCCTGAGCAACGGGGGAGAGGAGATCGAGCTGAATGATTCCTGGGGGGTTACACAGGATTATGTGAATTACGACAGCGATGCGCCCTGGCCGCTGGAATGCGACGGACAGGGGCCTTCTCTGACCCTTTGCTATCCTGATGAGGATAACAGCCTGCCTGAGAACTGGAACCCGTCCACGGAATTTGCAGCCGTGAACCTGGAGGGTGATACCATCCGGGCAACACCATTGTCGGGTTGCCAGGGTATCCTGCCTCAGGCTGATTTTATGGCGTCTGAAACCATCCTTCCGGTGGGAGCGGCCATCGACTTTACCGACCTTTCGATCGGAAGCCCGACGGCCTGGGCCTGGACCTTTGACGGAGGATCGCCCCAAACATCCGATGACCAGCACCCGCAAAACATTGAATATGAGCAGGCAGGTAGCTTCACGGTTACGCTGGTGGTCACCAACAACCTGGGGAGCGATACCAAATCAGTCGAAAATTACATCACCGTGGGTTATCCCCCGGTGGCTGATTTTACGGCTGATGTAACAGGGATCGCCCCCGGAACGACCGTGACATTTGAGGACCTGTCGACTTATAACCCCGAGACATGGTCATGGTCATTCCCGGGAGGGACACCCTCCTTCTCCACCGAACAGAATCCGGAGATCCAGTACTATGATGCGGGTAACTTTGATGTCGAACTTACCGTCACCAATGCGTTCGGGGAAAGTACACTGATAAAGACAGACTACATTCACGTTGCAGTCGGGATCAACGATCTGTCCGCTGCACTGGACGATATCGTCCTTTATCCGGTTCCATCCGATGGTCAGGTGATCCTCAACGGGGTGCCTGTGCCCATTGACCTGGAAGTCTATTCCCTGATTGGGGAGAAGGTTTGGAAAAGCAGGATCATCCAGACCCACGACCTGCTTAATTTCAGCTGGCTGAGCCCGGGTGTTTATTTCATCCGGTTCATTGAGCCCGACCAGGGGACGAGTATCATTAAAAAGATGATCATCAAATAA